One region of Skermanella mucosa genomic DNA includes:
- a CDS encoding ABC transporter permease: MSGKLFRRVLFTLVALFLAAPLIVIAGVSVNAQRTLVFPPAGFSVRWYGEIFTDAAWRGALTASVAVAALSAALAVAIAFPLSWFLWRRYAPWARVFQMLGTAPFILPPVITALGFLTFWTTVGAYGQPWTVVVAHGIFFVTLPLVTLSLGFASIDRALVEAAATMGADDRTILRTIVFPLIRPYIVSGFAFAFVLSLNEYIVAYMTVGFTLETLPIKIFNSLRYGYTPTMAAVSILFVAVAALIFGLIARFGDLPKLLGAWSSRD, encoded by the coding sequence ATGAGCGGCAAGCTGTTCCGGCGCGTTCTGTTCACCCTGGTCGCGCTGTTCCTGGCGGCGCCGCTGATCGTCATCGCCGGAGTGTCGGTCAACGCGCAGAGGACCCTGGTCTTCCCGCCCGCGGGCTTCTCCGTCCGCTGGTACGGCGAGATCTTCACCGACGCCGCCTGGCGCGGCGCCCTGACGGCCTCGGTGGCCGTCGCGGCGCTCTCCGCGGCGCTGGCGGTGGCGATCGCTTTCCCGCTCTCCTGGTTCCTGTGGCGACGCTACGCTCCCTGGGCGCGCGTGTTCCAGATGCTCGGCACGGCGCCCTTCATCCTGCCGCCGGTGATCACCGCGCTGGGCTTCCTGACGTTCTGGACGACGGTCGGGGCTTACGGGCAACCCTGGACGGTGGTGGTGGCGCACGGCATCTTCTTCGTCACCCTGCCGCTGGTCACGCTCTCGCTGGGGTTCGCGTCGATCGACCGGGCGCTGGTGGAGGCGGCGGCGACCATGGGGGCCGACGACCGGACCATCCTGCGAACCATCGTGTTTCCCCTGATCCGCCCCTACATCGTGTCGGGGTTCGCGTTCGCCTTCGTGCTGTCGCTGAACGAGTACATCGTCGCCTACATGACGGTCGGCTTCACGCTGGAGACACTGCCGATCAAGATCTTCAACTCGCTGCGCTACGGCTACACCCCGACCATGGCGGCGGTCAGCATCCTGTTCGTCGCGGTGGCGGCCTTGATCTTCGGCCTGATCGCCCGCTTCGGCGACCTGCCCAAACTGCTCGGCGCCTGGAGTTCGCGGGATTGA
- a CDS encoding carbon-nitrogen hydrolase family protein, whose protein sequence is MTNAPLRLALLQMEAVAGDVAANLDRIAAAAEEAAAAGAGCLLAPELALTGYGAGSAIRDMAEPADGAQVAGLAAIAARTGIAVVCGFAEAVDGAVFNSAAAVLPDGTRHVYRKLHLYGDYEKGLFRPGEAAPAVFPLGGLKAGLLICYDVEFPEMVRHLASSDADLILVPTALPASEHAAFIARSIIPVRAFENQAFVAYANHAGQDAAFAYAGLSGIAAPDGSDLARAPASGAHLLVADLDPAAFGAARAANPYLIDRRMRFISGSDQT, encoded by the coding sequence TTGACCAACGCCCCCCTGCGTCTCGCCCTGCTCCAGATGGAAGCGGTCGCGGGCGATGTCGCCGCCAACCTGGACCGCATCGCCGCCGCCGCCGAGGAGGCAGCCGCCGCCGGTGCCGGCTGCCTGCTGGCGCCCGAACTGGCGCTCACCGGCTATGGCGCCGGTTCCGCCATCCGGGACATGGCCGAACCTGCCGATGGCGCGCAGGTCGCGGGCCTTGCGGCGATCGCCGCCCGCACCGGAATCGCCGTGGTCTGCGGCTTCGCCGAAGCTGTGGACGGAGCCGTCTTCAACAGCGCCGCCGCGGTGCTGCCGGACGGCACCCGGCACGTCTATCGCAAGCTGCACCTGTACGGCGACTACGAGAAGGGGCTGTTCCGCCCCGGGGAGGCCGCTCCGGCGGTATTTCCTCTGGGAGGCCTGAAGGCCGGCCTGCTGATCTGCTACGATGTCGAGTTTCCGGAGATGGTTCGCCATCTCGCGTCATCCGACGCCGACCTGATCCTGGTGCCGACTGCCTTGCCGGCCAGCGAGCACGCCGCCTTCATCGCCCGGTCGATCATTCCCGTACGGGCTTTCGAGAATCAGGCGTTCGTCGCCTACGCCAATCACGCCGGACAGGACGCCGCGTTCGCCTATGCCGGGCTGTCCGGCATCGCGGCGCCTGACGGTTCCGACCTTGCCCGCGCGCCGGCGTCGGGCGCCCACCTGCTGGTTGCCGACCTCGATCCCGCCGCTTTCGGCGCCGCCCGCGCGGCGAACCCGTACCTGATCGACCGCCGAATGCGTTTCATCAGCGGATCCGACCAGACCTGA
- a CDS encoding PQQ-dependent sugar dehydrogenase produces the protein MTATPFPEPAVPPLPEPYQTPSALNFSTVIGWPEGRKPAAPDGFEVTLYADGLDYPRWFHLLPNGDVLVSEARTQLKPDHNPNSPAVQGDKRSRALGQSANRITLLRDADGDGVPEIRETFLEGLSQPFGMALLGDTLYVANTDGVLAFPYAEGQTRMEAEGRKILDLPAGGYNNHWTRNIRVGPGGTKLYVTVGSASNVAEYGIDEEHRRAAILEINPDGSGERIFASGLRNPVGLDWEPETGVMWTAVNERDELGDELVPDYMTSVQDGGFYGWPYSYFGKIEDPRLRGQRPDLVAKSIVPDMALGSHTASLGLAFYRGTAFPERYRGGAFIGQHGSWNRSELSGYKVLFVPFANGRPSGPGEDFLTGFVAEQSRSEVYGRPCGIAELPDGSLLVADDAADRIWRVSAVR, from the coding sequence ATGACCGCGACCCCGTTTCCGGAACCGGCCGTGCCCCCTCTGCCGGAGCCGTACCAGACTCCCTCGGCACTCAACTTCTCCACCGTGATCGGCTGGCCCGAGGGGCGGAAGCCGGCTGCTCCCGACGGCTTCGAGGTGACCCTCTACGCCGACGGCCTGGATTACCCGCGCTGGTTCCACCTCCTGCCCAACGGCGACGTCCTGGTATCGGAAGCCCGGACCCAGCTCAAGCCGGACCACAACCCCAACTCGCCCGCGGTCCAAGGCGACAAGCGCTCCCGCGCGCTCGGCCAGAGCGCGAACCGCATCACCCTGCTGCGCGATGCCGACGGCGACGGCGTTCCGGAAATCCGCGAGACCTTCCTGGAAGGTCTGAGTCAGCCTTTTGGCATGGCCCTGCTCGGTGACACGCTCTATGTCGCCAACACCGACGGCGTCCTGGCCTTCCCCTATGCAGAGGGGCAGACCCGCATGGAGGCCGAGGGCCGCAAGATCCTCGACCTGCCGGCAGGCGGCTACAACAACCATTGGACCCGCAACATCCGCGTCGGCCCTGGCGGGACCAAGCTGTACGTGACCGTGGGCTCTGCCAGCAACGTGGCCGAATACGGCATCGACGAGGAGCATCGTCGCGCCGCGATCCTGGAGATCAACCCGGACGGCAGCGGCGAGCGGATCTTCGCCAGCGGCCTGCGCAATCCCGTCGGCCTCGACTGGGAGCCGGAGACCGGCGTGATGTGGACGGCGGTCAACGAGCGGGACGAGTTGGGCGACGAACTGGTGCCCGACTACATGACCAGCGTCCAGGATGGCGGCTTCTACGGCTGGCCCTATTCCTACTTCGGCAAGATCGAGGATCCCCGTCTGCGCGGCCAGCGACCCGACCTCGTGGCGAAGTCGATCGTGCCGGACATGGCGCTGGGCTCCCACACCGCGTCGCTGGGCCTCGCCTTCTATCGCGGGACGGCCTTCCCCGAACGCTATCGCGGCGGTGCCTTCATCGGTCAGCACGGTTCCTGGAACCGGTCCGAGCTGTCGGGCTACAAGGTGCTGTTCGTCCCCTTCGCCAATGGCCGCCCGAGCGGCCCGGGCGAGGATTTCCTGACCGGCTTCGTCGCCGAACAGTCCAGGAGCGAGGTGTATGGCCGGCCCTGCGGCATCGCCGAGCTGCCCGACGGGTCGCTGCTGGTGGCCGACGACGCGGCCGACAGGATCTGGCGCGTCTCGGCCGTCCGCTAG